One segment of Sylvia atricapilla isolate bSylAtr1 chromosome 8, bSylAtr1.pri, whole genome shotgun sequence DNA contains the following:
- the ANKRD22 gene encoding ankyrin repeat domain-containing protein 22 isoform X2, with translation MGILYSEPICQAAYNNDFNKVHLLLERNSNYLNVQDSFSGDTPLICACRQGNNKIVNYLLRKHADVNLRNKKDRTCLHYAVKKRFTFLDYVLIIILMPVMLIGYLLMVSKTKQNEHLVKMLLRAGVDVNATDSSGSTALHYACEMKNQAVIPLLLGAQADTSVKNQDGETPLDIARRLQFHNIESMIRRDS, from the exons ATGGGGATACTCTATTCAGAG CCCATCTGTCAGGCAGCTTATAACAACGATTTCAATAAAGTCCATCTCCTTCTGGAGCGCAACAGCAACTATCTGAATGTCCAGGACAGCTTCAGTGGAGACACTCCCCTAATTTGTGCATGTAGACAAGGGAACAATAAGATAGTTAACTATCTTCTTAGAAAACATGCTGATGTCAACCTCAGAAATAAG AAGGACCGCACGTGCCTCCATTATGCTGTGAAAAAACGATTTACCTTCCTTGACTATGTGCTCATCATAATCCTCATGCCAGTTATGCTCATTGGTTACCTTCTCATG GTCTCAAAGACCAAACAGAATGAACACCTGGTCAAGATGTTGCTTAGAGCTGGAGTCGATGTGAATGCTACAGACTCT tctggcagcacagcccttcaCTATGCTTGTGAGATGAAAAACCAGGCAGTCATTCCACTACTGCTTGGAGCTCAGGCAGACACTTCTGTAAAGAATCAG GATGGGGAGACTCCTTTAGATATAGCAAGAAGATTACAGTTCCACAACATTGAAAGCATGATAAGAAGAGATTCTTAG
- the LOC136364194 gene encoding lysosomal acid lipase/cholesteryl ester hydrolase-like, whose amino-acid sequence MWCLLVLLCSQGIAFSAGFTAASTAGADTSRCKKSRDPECFMNVSQIIRYHGYPSEEYEVTTEDGYILAVYRIPAGRNDKNTGEKPAVFLQHAFLGDATHWISNLPNNSLGFILADAGYDVWLGNSRGNTWSLKHKTLKPCQKEFWQFSFDEMGKYDIPAELNFIMNKTGQKNVYYIGHSEGSAAGFIAFYTYPELAKRVKVFFALGPVTVCPHATSPLVKILKLPLPLLRLIFGCKGVAHQIEFLKGPVTQFCTSLDKFCTHVLCYIAGGSVKNINMSRVDVYVGHSPAGTSAQNVFHWRQLAHTDQFQAYDYGSSQENLKKYNQTAPPVYKIEEIKVPIAVWSGGQDTFADPKDMAKLLPRITNLIYHEHFPAWGHLDFIWGLDATEKMYLKIIELLKKYF is encoded by the exons ATGTGGTGCctccttgtgctgctctgctcccaaggAATTGCCTTTTCAGCAGGATTCACAGCAGCCTCCACTGCAGGTGCTGACACAAGCCGCTGCAAGAAGAGCCGTGACCCCGAATGCTTCATGAATGTT AGTCAAATTATCAGGTATCATGGATACCCCAGCGAGGAATATGAAGTTACGACAGAGGATGGATATATTCTTGCTGTTTacagaattcctgctgggaggaaTGACAAAAACACAG GGGAAAAGCCTGCAGTGTTTCTACAACATGCTTTCCTAGGAGATGCTACTCACTGGATTTCCAACCTGCCCAACAACAGCTTGGGCTTCATCCTTGCAGATGCTGGCTATGATGTCtggctgggaaacagcagagGGAACACCTGGTCCTTAAAACACAAGACCCTTAAGCCTTGCCAGAAAGAGTTCTGGCAGTTCAG CTTCGATGAAATGGGCAAATACGATattccagcagagctgaactTCATCATGAATAAAACTGGGCAGAAGAATGTTTATTACATTGGTCACTCTGAAGGCTCAGCTGCAG GCTTCATAGCATTTTATACATACCCTGAGCTGGCTAAACGGGTGAAAGTGTTCTTTGCTTTGGGCCCAGTAACTGTATGCCCACATGCTACAAGCCCTCTGGTTAAGATATTGAAACTTCCTCTACCACTGCTCAGG ttAATATTTGGCTGCAAAGGAGTTGCTCATCAGATCGAATTTCTGAAAGGACCCGTGACACAGTTCTGCACAAGCCTGGATAAGTTTTGTACCCATGTTCTCTGTTACATAGCAGGAGGCAGTGTAAAAAATATCAACATG AGTCGAGTAGATGTGTACGTAGGACATTCCCCGGCCGGAACATCAGCACAGAATGTTTTTCACTGGCGACAG CTAGCACATACAGACCAATTTCAAGCTTATGACTATGGCTCTAGTCAAGAAAACCTGAAGAAATACAACCAG ACTGCTCCTCCTGTGTACAAGATAGAGGAGATAAAGGTACCAATTGCTGTTTGGAGTGGTGGACAGGACACATTCGCAGATCCAAAGGACATGGCAAAGCTACTTCCTCGGATCACCAATCTCATTTACCACGAGCATTTTCCTGCATGGGGGCATCTTGATTTCATTTGGGGCCTTGATGCAACTGAGAAAATGTATCTGAAAATAATTGAACTactaaaaaagtatttttga
- the ANKRD22 gene encoding ankyrin repeat domain-containing protein 22 isoform X1, giving the protein MGSMDVSVKHVLMNIVFSLQPICQAAYNNDFNKVHLLLERNSNYLNVQDSFSGDTPLICACRQGNNKIVNYLLRKHADVNLRNKKDRTCLHYAVKKRFTFLDYVLIIILMPVMLIGYLLMVSKTKQNEHLVKMLLRAGVDVNATDSSGSTALHYACEMKNQAVIPLLLGAQADTSVKNQDGETPLDIARRLQFHNIESMIRRDS; this is encoded by the exons ATGGGAAGTATGGATGTCTCAGTGAAACACGTGCTGATGAATATTGTCTTCTCACTTCAGCCCATCTGTCAGGCAGCTTATAACAACGATTTCAATAAAGTCCATCTCCTTCTGGAGCGCAACAGCAACTATCTGAATGTCCAGGACAGCTTCAGTGGAGACACTCCCCTAATTTGTGCATGTAGACAAGGGAACAATAAGATAGTTAACTATCTTCTTAGAAAACATGCTGATGTCAACCTCAGAAATAAG AAGGACCGCACGTGCCTCCATTATGCTGTGAAAAAACGATTTACCTTCCTTGACTATGTGCTCATCATAATCCTCATGCCAGTTATGCTCATTGGTTACCTTCTCATG GTCTCAAAGACCAAACAGAATGAACACCTGGTCAAGATGTTGCTTAGAGCTGGAGTCGATGTGAATGCTACAGACTCT tctggcagcacagcccttcaCTATGCTTGTGAGATGAAAAACCAGGCAGTCATTCCACTACTGCTTGGAGCTCAGGCAGACACTTCTGTAAAGAATCAG GATGGGGAGACTCCTTTAGATATAGCAAGAAGATTACAGTTCCACAACATTGAAAGCATGATAAGAAGAGATTCTTAG